A genomic region of Nostoc sp. UHCC 0702 contains the following coding sequences:
- a CDS encoding phytanoyl-CoA dioxygenase, producing MVNSIQDKIFSLNYELNYRARLLQHANNLPALERRDRVIIDSLKTEGIYITNLAELGFNSTPQLLDAANSLLPSMGTNNYSESDEHPPEICIVTELPEFYNWGKEQRLLNVIENYIGLPVAYHGVHLRKDFPNKDQFATLLWHRDIEDRRVVKIIVYLHDIEEKHGPFEYVPLHHTSIHQLNYYRIKHKIKNSGGINDETLNQIVPKSAWKPCPGPAGTVIIADTRKLLHHGTLRTQERSTLFFAYTANPPKQPHLCTHFWDDTYPKPEFYRKSNEVKVRTSPILMN from the coding sequence ATGGTTAACAGCATTCAAGATAAAATTTTTTCACTTAACTATGAGTTAAATTATAGAGCTAGACTTTTACAACATGCCAACAATTTACCTGCACTAGAAAGACGCGATCGCGTAATTATTGACTCTCTTAAAACTGAAGGCATTTATATTACAAATCTTGCAGAATTGGGATTCAATTCTACCCCACAATTGCTTGATGCTGCTAACAGTTTATTACCAAGTATGGGAACAAATAACTACAGCGAATCAGATGAACATCCGCCGGAAATTTGCATAGTTACAGAATTACCAGAATTCTATAACTGGGGAAAAGAACAAAGGCTACTCAATGTCATTGAAAATTATATTGGTCTTCCTGTTGCCTATCATGGTGTACATTTACGCAAAGATTTCCCCAATAAAGACCAGTTTGCCACACTGCTATGGCATAGAGATATAGAAGACCGTCGAGTCGTAAAAATCATCGTCTACCTGCATGATATAGAAGAAAAGCATGGGCCTTTTGAATACGTGCCATTGCATCATACCTCCATACATCAACTTAATTATTACCGAATTAAGCACAAAATTAAAAACTCAGGAGGAATCAACGATGAAACGCTAAATCAAATTGTACCCAAATCAGCTTGGAAACCATGTCCAGGGCCAGCAGGTACAGTGATTATTGCTGATACGAGAAAACTTTTACATCATGGCACTCTTCGGACTCAAGAACGGTCAACACTATTTTTTGCCTACACTGCTAACCCCCCCAAGCAACCACATCTTTGTACACACTTCTGGGATGATACATATCCGAAACCAGAGTTTTATAGAAAATCCAATGAAGTCAAAGTCAGGACATCACCCATCTTAATGAACTAA
- a CDS encoding phytanoyl-CoA dioxygenase family protein yields MLKIIEDKISALNSELGYRLALWQHKKNLPVLEGRDRLILDTLKKEGVYVTTLTELGLPSNSELLQAANSQLTTMLAADTNQNQNLPQISTVTDLPEFASWGSQKRLLNIIENYIGLPVAFQGVHLRKDLPNQNQFGTLLWHKDSEDRKMVKVIIYLTDVEEEQGPFEYIPVSLTSFPAFNSYQIDYKLWQSGYLGINDEQLKKIIPKSAWKSCPGPAGTVIITDPRTALHHGTLRSQERSALFFVYTANPPKRPELCTQYWDHTYARPDVVKIPV; encoded by the coding sequence GTGCTGAAAATAATTGAAGATAAAATATCGGCATTGAATTCTGAGTTAGGTTATAGATTAGCACTTTGGCAGCATAAGAAAAATTTACCTGTCTTGGAAGGACGCGATCGCCTGATTCTTGATACTCTTAAAAAAGAGGGAGTTTACGTTACAACACTCACCGAATTAGGATTACCATCTAACTCAGAATTACTCCAGGCTGCTAATAGTCAATTGACTACAATGTTAGCAGCCGATACCAACCAAAACCAAAACTTGCCGCAAATTTCTACAGTTACAGATTTACCAGAATTTGCTAGTTGGGGAAGTCAAAAAAGACTCCTCAACATCATTGAAAATTACATCGGTCTTCCCGTCGCTTTTCAAGGTGTACATCTCCGTAAAGATTTACCCAATCAAAATCAATTTGGCACCTTGTTATGGCATAAAGATTCTGAAGACCGCAAAATGGTTAAAGTCATCATTTACTTGACCGATGTAGAAGAAGAACAGGGGCCTTTTGAATACATTCCGGTATCTTTAACCTCTTTCCCCGCTTTCAATTCTTATCAAATTGATTACAAGCTATGGCAGTCCGGATATTTGGGTATCAATGATGAACAACTAAAAAAAATCATTCCCAAATCAGCTTGGAAATCTTGCCCAGGCCCAGCGGGTACAGTTATTATTACAGACCCCAGAACTGCTTTACATCATGGTACTTTGCGTTCACAAGAAAGGTCAGCATTATTTTTTGTTTACACCGCCAACCCTCCCAAACGACCAGAACTTTGTACGCAATATTGGGATCATACATATGCCAGACCAGATGTAGTTAAAATTCCTGTTTAG
- the rfbC gene encoding dTDP-4-dehydrorhamnose 3,5-epimerase — translation MIFTSTELKDAFIIDLEEKPDHRGFFARAFCAQEFEAQGLKPIVAQCNLSFNYKKGTLRGMHYQLTPAAETKLIRCTKGAIYDVIIDMRPESPTFLSHIGVELTAENRRALYVPEMFAHGYQALTDETEVVYQVGEFYTPGYERGLRYDDPFFNIEWPLEVTVISEKDLNWPLLETILIGTPDPVEVTV, via the coding sequence ATGATTTTTACCTCTACAGAACTCAAAGACGCATTCATCATTGACTTAGAAGAAAAACCAGATCACCGTGGTTTTTTTGCTCGTGCTTTCTGCGCTCAAGAATTTGAAGCACAAGGTTTAAAGCCAATAGTTGCCCAATGTAACCTTTCTTTCAACTACAAAAAAGGTACACTGCGGGGAATGCACTATCAACTTACTCCAGCAGCAGAAACAAAATTAATTCGCTGCACTAAAGGTGCTATTTATGACGTAATTATTGATATGCGTCCTGAATCACCTACATTTTTATCACACATCGGTGTAGAATTAACCGCAGAAAATCGTCGCGCTTTGTATGTGCCAGAAATGTTTGCTCACGGCTATCAAGCACTCACAGATGAAACTGAAGTAGTGTATCAAGTAGGTGAATTTTATACACCAGGATATGAGCGTGGTCTACGCTATGATGACCCATTTTTTAACATTGAATGGCCATTGGAAGTGACAGTAATTTCTGAAAAGGATTTAAATTGGCCGTTGTTAGAAACCATTCTTATTGGCACTCCAGATCCTGTAGAAGTAACTGTATGA
- a CDS encoding Gfo/Idh/MocA family oxidoreductase, whose amino-acid sequence MIIIDKALQARAAAGNPIKVGMIGAGFMGRGIANQIINSVPGMELVAIFNRDIEAAKRAYSEAGIEDMQVVTTTSELEDAIALGKYAVTEDANLLCRALGIEAIIEVTGAVEFGAHIVMEAIAHCKHVIMMNAELDGTIGPILKVYADKAGVILTACDGDQPGVEMNLYRFVKSIGLIPLLCGNIKGLQDPYRNPTTQEAFAKRWGQKAHMVTSFADGTKISFEQAIVANATGMKVAKRGMLGYDFTGHVDEMTHMYDVEQLKQLGGIVDYVVGAKPGPGVFVFATHDDPKQRHYLNLYKLGEGPLYSFYTPYHLCHFEVPLSVARAVLFGDAVMAPIAGPLVDVVTTAKIDLKAGETLDGIGYYMTYGQCENSDIVQQQKLLPMGLAEGCRLKRDIPRDQVLTYDDVELPSGRLCDQLRAEQNAYFASEKVLAVVG is encoded by the coding sequence ATGATTATTATTGATAAAGCTTTACAAGCACGCGCGGCAGCAGGTAATCCTATCAAAGTGGGGATGATTGGCGCTGGTTTTATGGGTCGAGGTATTGCCAATCAAATTATCAATTCGGTTCCGGGAATGGAGTTAGTTGCTATCTTCAACCGTGACATAGAAGCCGCTAAAAGAGCTTATTCAGAAGCGGGAATCGAGGATATGCAAGTTGTGACAACCACCAGCGAATTAGAAGATGCGATCGCTCTTGGTAAATATGCAGTCACCGAAGATGCTAATTTACTCTGCCGCGCTCTTGGTATCGAAGCCATTATTGAAGTCACCGGCGCAGTTGAATTTGGCGCTCATATCGTCATGGAAGCGATCGCTCATTGCAAGCATGTAATTATGATGAATGCTGAACTCGACGGTACTATCGGCCCCATCCTCAAAGTCTATGCTGACAAAGCAGGAGTGATTCTCACCGCCTGTGATGGCGACCAGCCAGGGGTGGAAATGAATCTTTACCGATTTGTCAAAAGTATTGGTCTGATTCCGCTGTTGTGCGGTAACATTAAAGGACTCCAAGACCCCTATCGCAATCCTACGACCCAGGAAGCATTTGCTAAGCGTTGGGGTCAAAAGGCTCACATGGTGACAAGTTTTGCCGATGGCACAAAAATATCCTTTGAGCAGGCGATCGTTGCCAACGCCACAGGGATGAAAGTTGCCAAGCGGGGAATGTTGGGATATGACTTCACCGGTCATGTTGATGAAATGACCCACATGTATGATGTTGAACAACTCAAGCAGCTGGGCGGCATTGTTGATTATGTAGTTGGTGCAAAACCAGGCCCCGGCGTGTTTGTATTTGCGACTCACGACGACCCCAAGCAACGCCACTACCTCAATTTATACAAGTTAGGTGAAGGCCCCCTGTATAGTTTCTATACTCCTTATCACCTCTGTCATTTTGAAGTCCCACTGTCTGTTGCTCGTGCTGTACTGTTTGGTGATGCTGTGATGGCTCCCATAGCAGGCCCGTTAGTAGATGTAGTCACCACAGCTAAAATCGACCTGAAAGCAGGAGAAACCCTCGATGGTATTGGCTACTACATGACCTATGGACAGTGTGAAAATTCTGACATTGTGCAACAGCAAAAACTTTTACCAATGGGTTTAGCTGAAGGATGCCGCCTCAAACGAGATATTCCTCGCGATCAAGTCCTGACTTATGATGATGTAGAGTTGCCTTCTGGTAGACTTTGTGACCAACTCCGAGCCGAGCAAAATGCTTACTTTGCTTCAGAAAAAGTTTTGGCAGTGGTTGGTTAA
- a CDS encoding glycosyltransferase, producing MKIALVHDYLTQRGGAERVFELLCKRYPQADIFTSLYDPQKTIDLSDRIVKTTCLQKIPGAAKYFRLMAPLYFPAFRALNLQDYDLIVSSSTSFAKAVRKRPDAQHICFCHNVTRFLWDTATYLREYGDYRYFAPLIDKIFQVMRKVDLKYAQEPDLYIANSSVVARRIQSIYGKQAFVVNYPIDTNNFVFSDTKDEYYLASARMISYKRLDIIVEAFNWLGWPLLISGDGPEKERLKSKALDNIEFLGHVSDKKRKDLFSKAKSVIVAALEDYGLVPVEANASGTPVISYGAGGVLDTQIHGKTGVFFKRQTPESLQAALLESGQIAWDYENIRNHAVNNFSEQVFFSKVEQVIDQACSIY from the coding sequence ATGAAGATTGCTTTAGTCCATGATTATTTAACCCAGCGCGGTGGGGCTGAACGTGTATTTGAATTGCTTTGTAAGCGCTACCCGCAAGCGGATATTTTTACCTCTTTATATGATCCGCAAAAAACCATTGATCTGAGTGATCGGATAGTGAAAACGACTTGCTTGCAAAAAATTCCCGGCGCAGCAAAATATTTTAGATTGATGGCTCCTTTGTATTTTCCTGCCTTTCGCGCTCTGAATTTGCAAGACTACGATTTGATTGTCAGCAGTAGCACCAGCTTTGCCAAAGCAGTACGAAAACGCCCGGATGCACAACACATTTGTTTTTGCCATAATGTTACCCGTTTCTTGTGGGATACAGCAACTTATTTAAGGGAATATGGAGATTATAGATATTTTGCACCTTTAATCGATAAGATTTTCCAAGTCATGAGAAAGGTAGACCTGAAATATGCACAGGAACCTGACCTTTATATTGCTAATTCCAGCGTTGTTGCTCGTCGTATTCAAAGTATTTATGGTAAACAAGCATTTGTAGTTAACTATCCAATTGATACCAATAACTTTGTTTTTTCAGATACAAAAGATGAATATTATCTAGCCTCAGCCAGAATGATCAGTTACAAGCGTCTTGATATCATTGTCGAGGCTTTTAATTGGCTGGGCTGGCCATTATTAATATCAGGTGATGGCCCAGAAAAAGAACGCTTAAAATCTAAAGCATTAGATAATATAGAATTCTTAGGACATGTCAGCGATAAAAAACGCAAAGACTTGTTTTCTAAAGCGAAATCCGTCATAGTTGCAGCCTTAGAAGACTATGGATTAGTTCCAGTAGAAGCAAATGCTAGTGGAACACCAGTAATTTCTTATGGTGCAGGTGGGGTTTTGGATACTCAAATACATGGCAAGACAGGAGTGTTTTTTAAAAGACAAACACCTGAATCTTTGCAAGCTGCACTACTAGAGTCCGGACAAATCGCTTGGGATTATGAAAATATTCGTAATCATGCAGTGAATAATTTTTCGGAACAAGTCTTTTTTAGTAAAGTTGAGCAAGTTATTGACCAAGCCTGTAGCATCTATTAA
- a CDS encoding polysaccharide biosynthesis tyrosine autokinase, which produces MVQTSLNPSVNSVSEPEPGYGQLFAVFIRRFPWFLAVLITSIAIAAFITTRTKPTYRSSMQLLVEPNYQGKKEGTGVESQFTEPDVQIDTATQLNLMQSSGLIQKAVDKLKSDYPDITVGEIKNTLVLNQLRTKEDNVATKIFQADYTDEDPEKTQKVLTAIRQVYVEYNKQQQDLRLQKGLQIIREQLSKASEEVNAAETNLQRFRRNQNLIDPESQAKLLEEGLNKIEQERRGTRSEYEEALARQKSLQEQLNRSPQNALVASRLSQSTRYQGLLNEIQKTELLLAQERLRFTDETPSVQKLKEQLQSQKELLQQEVGRTLGVQSADVFASKEPLLEQGQFGQIDLALASQLVETQTSLVALSARDQTLAQKESQLRVEIKRFPPLLAYYNRILPQLQFSRERLEQLLRAEQQLRQELAKGGFNWEVVEEPQIGTQLGPNMRQNLLLGAVVGLMLGGVAAFIREAADDAVHTTAELEKQVALPLLGTTPKLPPARTRDSVIKLPFGKPEVLAPWTIEVLQSPPRWESLDLIYKNIELLNTVSSLKSLMITSALSDEGKSALALGLAMSAARLHKRVLLIDANLRDPSLHEQLNLPNEQGLSTLLASDITLPNQIGIQSLGSAYIDILTAGPRPADPANLLSSPRMMQLMAAFEDNYDLVLIDASPVLGLVDAILTASSCRSVVLAASIGRVTRTQLTQATNMLSKLNLIGVVANGVSNSGTTYVQYPKQYRFALPQAVEK; this is translated from the coding sequence GTGGTTCAAACTAGTCTAAATCCCAGTGTAAATTCAGTTTCTGAACCAGAACCTGGTTACGGACAACTGTTTGCAGTATTTATTCGCAGATTTCCTTGGTTCTTAGCAGTATTGATCACTTCAATCGCGATCGCGGCCTTTATAACTACTAGAACAAAGCCTACCTACAGAAGCTCAATGCAGTTGCTAGTAGAACCTAATTATCAAGGTAAAAAAGAAGGAACTGGGGTAGAAAGTCAGTTTACAGAGCCTGATGTGCAGATAGACACTGCCACCCAACTGAATCTGATGCAAAGTTCAGGACTGATTCAAAAGGCAGTTGATAAACTTAAATCCGACTATCCGGACATAACTGTAGGAGAGATTAAAAATACTCTCGTCTTAAATCAATTAAGGACAAAAGAAGACAACGTTGCTACCAAGATTTTCCAAGCAGACTATACCGATGAAGACCCAGAAAAAACACAAAAAGTTCTCACTGCCATTCGGCAAGTCTATGTGGAATATAACAAACAACAGCAGGATTTGCGGTTACAAAAAGGTCTGCAAATCATCAGAGAACAGTTGAGTAAAGCTAGTGAAGAAGTAAACGCAGCTGAAACAAATCTCCAACGATTTCGCCGAAACCAAAATTTAATCGACCCAGAGTCACAGGCAAAATTGCTTGAGGAAGGTTTGAACAAGATTGAGCAAGAACGCCGTGGAACTCGTTCTGAGTATGAAGAAGCTTTGGCGCGGCAAAAATCTTTGCAAGAACAACTTAATCGCTCTCCACAAAATGCTTTAGTTGCTTCTCGTCTGAGTCAGTCTACTCGTTATCAAGGCTTACTCAACGAAATCCAAAAAACAGAGTTGTTGCTAGCTCAAGAACGCTTGCGTTTCACAGATGAAACTCCCAGCGTGCAAAAGCTTAAAGAACAACTTCAAAGCCAGAAAGAATTACTACAACAAGAAGTAGGCAGGACTTTAGGTGTACAGTCTGCTGATGTATTTGCCTCTAAAGAGCCTCTGCTTGAACAAGGACAGTTTGGTCAAATTGACCTCGCCCTTGCTAGTCAGCTAGTAGAAACGCAGACATCTTTAGTCGCTTTAAGTGCCCGCGATCAAACTTTGGCACAGAAAGAAAGTCAACTGCGTGTTGAAATCAAACGCTTCCCGCCTTTGTTAGCTTATTACAATCGCATCTTGCCACAGTTGCAATTTAGCCGTGAAAGGTTAGAGCAACTGTTGCGGGCAGAACAGCAATTGCGCCAGGAACTTGCTAAAGGTGGTTTTAATTGGGAAGTTGTGGAAGAACCGCAAATAGGGACACAATTAGGCCCCAACATGAGGCAGAATCTGTTGTTGGGTGCAGTAGTCGGGTTAATGTTAGGAGGTGTTGCTGCCTTCATTCGGGAAGCTGCGGATGATGCTGTTCATACCACTGCCGAGTTAGAGAAGCAGGTTGCCTTACCTTTGTTGGGTACGACTCCCAAGTTACCACCTGCCAGAACCAGAGATTCAGTAATCAAATTGCCTTTTGGTAAGCCAGAAGTGTTGGCTCCTTGGACAATTGAAGTATTACAATCTCCCCCACGTTGGGAATCGCTGGATTTGATCTACAAAAATATTGAGCTTTTGAATACTGTTTCTAGCTTGAAATCTTTGATGATCACTTCAGCTTTATCAGACGAGGGTAAGTCAGCTTTAGCATTGGGCTTGGCAATGAGTGCTGCTCGTTTACACAAACGGGTATTACTGATTGATGCTAACTTACGCGATCCTAGTCTCCATGAACAGCTAAATCTGCCCAATGAACAGGGGCTTTCAACTCTACTGGCTAGTGATATTACTTTACCTAATCAGATTGGTATTCAATCTTTAGGTTCAGCTTACATCGATATTTTGACCGCTGGCCCAAGACCTGCCGATCCTGCAAATTTGTTGAGTTCACCCAGAATGATGCAATTGATGGCAGCTTTTGAGGATAACTATGATTTGGTACTGATAGACGCTTCGCCGGTTCTCGGTTTGGTGGATGCCATACTCACAGCATCATCTTGTCGTAGCGTGGTACTAGCAGCAAGCATTGGTAGAGTGACTCGAACTCAGCTGACTCAAGCTACAAATATGCTCAGCAAGTTAAATTTGATTGGGGTTGTGGCTAATGGTGTATCTAACTCTGGCACCACCTATGTACAGTATCCCAAGCAATACCGTTTCGCCCTGCCGCAAGCGGTGGAAAAATAG
- a CDS encoding sugar transferase → MTISIIPALQNYHTATPEYQDNPSPYCTLQWRQGQLLVKSSKYNAQVKQPYLPCVDNKQMLVKCLKNSPVNLVNIDAKLGEASLRFWAEACEEAHKPIFVRLSSSNQLSKQGSQPWRWLQQIIEWITALVLLVLVSPLILGLVVLTQVYSPESLFAYEWYVGKQGKLFRAIKFHTTANHNITPLGYLMCKYGLEGLPQLWNVLRGEMSLIDSCSYTLEDAVQLSLKEQYHANQQALITSSW, encoded by the coding sequence ATGACAATCTCAATAATTCCGGCTCTACAGAATTACCATACAGCAACCCCAGAATACCAAGATAATCCTTCACCATACTGCACACTCCAGTGGCGGCAAGGTCAGCTTTTAGTGAAGTCTAGCAAGTATAACGCTCAAGTTAAACAGCCATATTTGCCTTGTGTTGATAACAAGCAAATGTTAGTAAAATGCTTGAAAAATTCCCCAGTAAATTTAGTGAATATAGATGCAAAACTGGGTGAAGCTTCACTACGGTTTTGGGCTGAGGCTTGTGAGGAAGCTCATAAGCCAATATTTGTCCGTCTATCTTCAAGTAATCAATTGTCTAAACAAGGTAGCCAACCTTGGAGGTGGTTGCAACAAATAATTGAGTGGATTACAGCTTTAGTATTGTTAGTTTTAGTCAGTCCATTAATCCTGGGATTGGTTGTGCTAACACAGGTTTACTCGCCAGAATCACTTTTTGCTTATGAGTGGTACGTTGGAAAACAGGGTAAACTTTTTCGGGCAATTAAATTTCATACAACTGCAAACCATAATATTACACCCTTGGGGTATTTGATGTGTAAATACGGTTTGGAGGGTCTACCACAATTATGGAATGTGCTGCGGGGTGAAATGAGTTTGATAGATTCTTGTTCTTACACTTTAGAAGATGCAGTACAGCTAAGTTTAAAAGAACAATACCATGCTAATCAACAAGCACTAATTACAAGTTCATGGTAA
- a CDS encoding ABC transporter ATP-binding protein, whose product MIFNIYQPLWNLFKTTNFWQKNYFILREFSYFRKVAILALFFSFMAATFEGLSIGFLLSFLQSLTNHNAAPIRTGFGWFDTWFLAADASAINRLYRISLLILLSTWMRAGFNYLAQVYTEITQLYLADRLRKRIFEQLQGLPLSYFAKTRSGELINTITTEIERVKQLFSGSAFLMTRAMTATVYFISMFLLSWQLSITSFLLFTLVGVGLSTLNAKARETSFSTSIANGNFTSTAIEFINGIRTVQAFATQDFERQRFYQASDKVVTTATKVVLTWAMVRPLAEGIASTILIGMIIFAFTVFVINGNLEIASLLTFFFVLFRVVPIVQDFNGTRAHLSTLQGAADNIKELVRTDNKKYLPNGKVKFTGLKHSIDLVSVDFGYEPKNLVLNNITLSIENGKTTALVGATGAGKSTLIDLIPRFYDPTEGNVLIDGVDLREFDINSLRQKIAVVSQDTFIFNTSVWNNIAYGTTGAREAEIREAARLANALEFIEEMPEGFDTQLGDRGVRLSGGQRQRVAIARALLRDPEILILDEATSALDSVTERLIQESLEKLSVGRTVIAIAHRLSTIVRANKVVVLEEGRIVEQGGYQELLEQKGKLWKYHQMQH is encoded by the coding sequence ATGATTTTTAACATTTATCAACCACTCTGGAATTTATTCAAGACTACAAATTTCTGGCAAAAAAATTATTTTATATTGCGAGAATTTAGTTACTTTCGTAAAGTTGCTATTTTGGCTTTGTTCTTCTCTTTTATGGCAGCAACTTTTGAGGGCTTAAGCATTGGTTTTTTACTTTCGTTTTTGCAAAGCTTAACTAATCATAATGCTGCACCAATTCGCACAGGCTTTGGTTGGTTTGATACTTGGTTTTTAGCTGCTGACGCTTCAGCAATTAATAGACTATATCGAATATCTCTGCTGATTTTATTAAGTACCTGGATGCGTGCTGGCTTCAATTACTTAGCACAGGTATACACAGAAATCACTCAACTCTATTTAGCCGATCGCCTGCGTAAGCGAATTTTTGAACAGTTACAAGGATTGCCACTTAGTTACTTCGCCAAAACTCGTTCTGGCGAACTGATTAATACTATTACAACTGAAATTGAAAGGGTCAAGCAGTTATTCAGTGGTTCAGCATTTTTGATGACTAGAGCAATGACTGCTACCGTCTACTTTATCTCCATGTTTTTGCTGTCGTGGCAACTTTCAATCACTTCTTTCCTTCTATTTACACTTGTGGGGGTGGGCTTATCAACGCTGAATGCCAAAGCTAGAGAAACGAGTTTTAGTACTTCAATTGCTAACGGTAACTTTACCTCAACAGCAATAGAATTTATTAATGGAATTCGTACAGTCCAAGCATTTGCTACTCAAGACTTTGAGCGGCAGCGTTTTTATCAAGCTAGTGATAAAGTAGTCACCACTGCGACAAAAGTTGTATTAACCTGGGCAATGGTCAGACCACTAGCTGAAGGTATAGCTAGTACAATTCTGATTGGAATGATTATTTTTGCATTTACTGTTTTTGTAATCAATGGAAATCTAGAAATTGCTTCTTTACTAACCTTCTTCTTTGTACTATTTAGAGTTGTACCAATTGTTCAAGATTTTAATGGGACAAGAGCGCACCTGAGTACATTACAAGGAGCAGCAGATAATATTAAAGAGCTTGTGAGAACTGACAATAAAAAATATTTACCAAACGGGAAAGTTAAATTTACTGGGTTAAAACATTCAATTGATTTAGTCTCTGTGGATTTTGGCTATGAACCTAAGAATTTAGTGCTAAATAATATTACCCTTAGCATTGAAAATGGCAAGACAACAGCCCTAGTCGGCGCAACTGGTGCAGGGAAAAGTACACTAATAGATTTAATTCCCCGATTTTACGATCCAACAGAAGGTAATGTGCTGATTGATGGAGTTGATTTGCGAGAATTTGACATCAATTCATTGCGGCAAAAAATTGCAGTTGTCAGTCAGGATACATTTATTTTCAACACTTCTGTCTGGAATAATATTGCTTATGGTACAACAGGAGCGCGGGAAGCAGAAATTAGAGAAGCTGCACGACTAGCAAATGCACTGGAATTTATTGAAGAAATGCCAGAAGGCTTTGATACACAACTCGGAGATCGAGGCGTGCGCTTATCTGGAGGACAACGCCAACGAGTTGCGATCGCTCGTGCTTTACTACGCGACCCTGAAATTCTGATTTTGGACGAAGCTACAAGCGCTTTAGATTCTGTGACTGAGCGGTTAATTCAAGAGTCTTTAGAAAAGCTTTCGGTAGGTAGAACAGTAATTGCGATCGCTCACCGTTTATCGACTATTGTCCGAGCTAATAAAGTTGTTGTCCTCGAAGAGGGACGAATTGTAGAACAAGGTGGTTATCAAGAGTTGCTAGAGCAAAAAGGCAAGCTCTGGAAATATCACCAAATGCAACATTAA
- a CDS encoding glycosyltransferase family 2 protein codes for MTLEFQSNSVSILICTCNRAESLRQTLESLAQVHVPENLSCELVVVDNASSDRTAEIIQSFSMPNMPVRYISELQRGLSKARNAGITAARGEVILFTDDDVRLPHNWIEGMCAPILSGTAEAVAGGVKIAPHLDREWMQPIHRAFFASSEFIDPDAPQFLVGANMGFLKQVLVKIPGFDTELGAGAIGYGDDTLFTAQILQAGYRIASALDVVVEHHFDESRLLRSHLINAARKAGQTSAYLAHHWDHTQISFPRLRLLKCLINFGFWRFKTWRQPLKSEGLLPKEWELIHIINFYKQYLVEWKRKPNYQQYGLVKNSY; via the coding sequence ATGACATTAGAATTCCAGTCTAACTCTGTTTCAATTTTGATTTGCACTTGTAACCGTGCAGAAAGTTTGCGTCAGACTTTAGAATCATTGGCGCAAGTGCATGTACCAGAAAACTTATCATGTGAATTGGTTGTAGTAGATAATGCGTCGAGCGATCGCACTGCTGAAATTATCCAATCTTTTTCTATGCCAAATATGCCAGTTCGCTATATTAGCGAACTCCAGCGTGGTTTATCAAAAGCTCGTAATGCTGGTATTACAGCAGCACGGGGAGAGGTTATTTTGTTTACAGATGATGATGTTCGACTACCGCACAATTGGATTGAGGGAATGTGTGCGCCTATTTTATCTGGAACAGCCGAAGCTGTTGCAGGCGGTGTGAAAATTGCACCACATTTAGATAGAGAATGGATGCAGCCTATTCATCGTGCATTTTTTGCATCTTCAGAGTTTATTGATCCTGATGCTCCTCAATTTTTAGTAGGAGCCAATATGGGATTTTTGAAACAAGTTTTAGTTAAAATACCTGGATTTGATACTGAACTCGGTGCAGGAGCAATAGGTTATGGTGACGATACATTATTCACAGCGCAAATCCTGCAAGCTGGATACCGAATTGCTTCAGCTTTAGACGTGGTTGTAGAACACCATTTTGACGAGTCTAGGTTACTGCGATCGCATCTGATTAATGCTGCACGAAAGGCTGGACAAACATCAGCTTATCTTGCACATCACTGGGATCATACCCAGATATCTTTTCCCAGGTTACGGTTGCTCAAGTGCTTAATTAATTTTGGTTTTTGGCGTTTTAAGACATGGCGACAGCCATTAAAATCAGAAGGATTGCTGCCAAAAGAATGGGAACTTATCCACATTATCAATTTTTATAAACAGTATTTAGTTGAGTGGAAAAGAAAGCCAAACTATCAGCAATATGGATTAGTGAAAAATTCTTACTAA